One Xiphophorus hellerii strain 12219 chromosome 24, Xiphophorus_hellerii-4.1, whole genome shotgun sequence DNA window includes the following coding sequences:
- the abcb6a gene encoding ATP-binding cassette sub-family B member 6, with protein sequence MVYIQSYCEGNISISHTWVDLGISPCFHFTLISTILLSICFFLGTVHCICYQKYGTRMEPKFIPRSHLYGLQLVLTILLLLQFLAGLVWRAADGGELPGYVVLYGSFSMLGWSWALGLLWVERRRVPLMDRTRGHSTALLVFWAFAFSAENLAFVSWYSSQWWWALETSQQEVEFALWVIRYVCTGLLFFVGLKAPGLPRKPYILLINEDERDVENSTQSLLGRPEENQSTWQGFRQKVRLLVPYMWPRGNIVLQLLVLFCLGLLGVERAINVFVPIYYKNIVNGLTDGSSWHTVASTVGVYVGLKFLQGGGAGASGFVSNLRSFLWIRVQQFTNRVVQVRLFAHLHSLSLRWHLGRKTGDVLRSIDRGTSSINSLLSYIVFSIFPTIADIVISIIYFVTNFNAWFGLIVFICMTLYLTLTIIITEWRTKYRRDMNLQDNAAKSKAVDSLLNFETVKYYNAENYEVGRFEDAILKYQASEWKTQASLALLNQTQNVIIGSGLLAGSLLCAYFVTEGKFQVGDFVLFGTYIIQLYTPLNWFGTYYRMIQNSFIDMESMFKLFEEEEEVKDEVNAGSLQFKLGRVEFDSVHFSYTNGKEILRNVSFTVLPGQTVALVGPSGSGKSTIIRLLFRFYNVQGGCIRIDGQDISKVKQTSLRAHIGVVPQDTVLFNDTIRENIRYGRITASDREVEEAAIAADIHDKIMTFPEGYDTQVGERGLKLSGGEKQRVAIARTILKAPQIILLDEATSALDTQTERNIQASLAKVCTNRTTVVVAHRLSTIIGADQILVISEGRIAERGGHDELLSKGGLYADMWLKQQQAHDSDSSSDTEAKDRKSEKLQPPSTSSAHQRH encoded by the exons ATGGTGTACATCCAGAGCTACTGTGAGGGAAACATCTCCATCTCCCACACCTGGGTGGATTTAGGTATCTCCCCCTGCTTCCACTTCACCCTCATCTCCACTATCCTGCTCTCCATCTGCTTCTTCCTCGGCACCGTCCACTGCATCTGCTACCAGAAGTATGGCACCCGCATGGAGCCCAAATTCATCCCTCGCTCCCACCTCTACGGCCTCCAGCTGGTCCTCACCATTCTCCTCTTGCTCCAATTCCTGGCTGGGCTGGTGTGGCGAGCGGCCGACGGCGGAGAGCTCCCGGGTTACGTGGTGCTGTACGGCTCCTTCTCGATGCTGGGGTGGTCCTGGGCGTTGGGCCTGCTCTGGGTGGAGAGGCGTAGGGTCCCCCTGATGGACCGGACGAGGGGTCACAGCACCGCCCTGCTGGTGTTCTGGGCCTTTGCTTTCTCTGCTGAGAACCTGGCCTTCGTCTCCTGGTACAGTTCACAGTGGTGGTGGGCGCTGGAGACCAGTCAGCAAGAG GTGGAGTTTGCTCTCTGGGTGATCCGCTACGTCTGCACCGGGCTGCTCTTCTTCGTTGGTCTGAAAGCCCCCGGCTTGCCCCGAAAACCCTACATTCTCCTTATAAATGAAGACGAGCGGGACGTGGAAAACAGCACACAG aGCCTGTTAGGAAGACCAGAGGAGAACCAGTCAACCTGGCAAGGGTTCAGGCAGAAGGTCCGTCTGCTGGTTCCCTACATGTGGCCCCGAGGCAACATTGTCCTCCAGCTGCTGGTCCTCTTCTGCTTGGGCCTGCTGGGAGTGGAGAGAGCTATTAATGTCTTTGTACCCATCTACTATAAAAATATCG TTAATGGGTTaactgatggcagcagctggcaCACTGTGGCGTCCACAGTGGGTGTGTATGTTGGACTCAAGTTCCTGCAGGGTGGGGGAGCAG GTGCCTCCGGGTTCGTCAGCAACTTGCGCTCGTTCCTCTGGATCCGGGTGCAGCAGTTCACCAATCGGGTGGTGCAGGTCCGCCTGTTCGCCCACCTGCACTCGCTCTCGCTGCGCTGGCATCTGGGCCGCAAAACCGGCGATGTGCTGAGGAGCATCGACCGCGGCACGTCGTCAATCAACAGCCTGCTCAG ctACATTGTGTTTAGCATCTTTCCAACCATCGCTGATATTGTGATTTCCATCATCTACTTCGTCACTAACTTTAACGCCTGGTTCGGCCTGATCGTCTTCATTTGCATGACCTTATACCTCA CTCTGACCATCATCATCACTGAGTGGAGAACCAAGTACAGACGGGACATGAATCTGCAGGACAACGCTGCCAAGTCCAAAGCCGTGGACTCATTGTTGAACTTTGAAACG GTAAAATACTACAATGCAGAGAACTACGAGGTCGGCCGGTTTGAAGACGCCATCTTGAAGTATCAG GCTTCAGAGTGGAAGACTCAGGCGTCCCTTGCCTTACTCAATCAAACCCAGAACGTCATCATCGGATCTGGACTGCTGGCCGGCTCTTTACTCTGTGCCTATTTTGTTACAGAGGGGAAATTTCAG GTGGGAGATTTTGTTCTCTTCGGTACATACATCATCCAGCTTTACACCCCTCTCAACTGGTTTGGAACCTACTACAG AATGATCCAAAATTCCTTCATCGACATGGAAAGCATGTTCAAGCTGtttgaggaagaagaggag GTGAAAGACGAAGTTAATGCTGGAAGTTTGCAGTTCAAACTGGGAAGAGTGGAGTTTGACAGTGTCCACTTCAGCTACACCAATGG AAAGGAAATTCTCAGGAATGTGTCCTTCACTGTTCTTCCAGGACAGACTGTTGCACTG GTTGGACCATCAGGATCTGGGAAAAGTACCATCATTCGCCTGCTTTTCCGCTTTTATAATGTTCAGGGAGGCTGCATTCGCATAGATGGCCAGGATATCTCAAAA GTGAAGCAAACATCTCTCCGGGCGCACATCGGTGTGGTTCCTCAGGATACGGTGCTTTTCAATGACACAATCAGGGAAAACATTCGCTACGGTCGCATCACTGCATCCGACCGCGAGGTGGAGGAGGCAGCCATAGCTGCAGACATACATGATAAAATCATGACTTTCCCTGAAG GCTATGACACGCAAGTGGGTGAGAGAGGTCTGAAGCTGAGTGGAGGTGAGAAGCAGAGGGTTGCTATTGCCAGAACAATCCTGAAGGCACCTCAGATCATCCTGCTGGATGAG GCAACATCTGCTCTGGACACGCAGACAGAGCGCAACATCCAGGCCTCTCTGGCCAAAGTCTGCACCAATCGCACAACCGTCGTCGTAGCGCACAG gttgtCCACCATCATTGGAGCGGATCAGATCCTGGTGATCAGTGAGGGTCGGATCGCTGAACGAGGAGG GCATGACGAGTTGCTGTCCAAAGGAGGTCTATATGCAGACATGTGGCTGAAGCAACAGCAGGCCCACGACTCAGATTCCTCCTCAGATACCGAAGCAAAAGATCGCAAGTCTGAGAAACTACAGCCACCGTCCACCTCTTCAGCCCATCAGAGACATTGA